Part of the Arachis hypogaea cultivar Tifrunner chromosome 6, arahy.Tifrunner.gnm2.J5K5, whole genome shotgun sequence genome, ACATGACAATAACAAAATAACCCTCCTATTGAAATGTATTTAGTTAAAATCTGTAATAAGATACTTCTGTTTTAGCCTTTTGTTTTGTTATCTTCTGTTCTTATATTGCTGCTATAGAAATTGGATCAGAATTGATGTACCAAATTTGATAGGCTGAGAATTCATGATTCAGCCACCAGTGAGAATGCAAACAGATTTAATGTTCATGACACATTGAAAATCCAATACTTTCATGGATGAATCTGATATAATAGTTAGTAGTTAGGTTTATGAAGCTTAATCTCCAAGATTTGTTAGTAATGTATTTATCCCTCGATTCTTCTTAAGAGATATATTATTACTTCTTTGGTTTAATTGAATTTAGTGTCATCGAAGGGCATAtgcatattaaaagaaataaccatccaattaaaaataacaaacataattatctgcatatttattaaattaaatatataatatattcattattcatattgtttagtattttcattgtgtatttatattttttttataaaaaaaattcatgaaGCGGCACCTCTGATCTGAGGAGACAAGAAAGCGTGCGTATTTTTTGGTACATTGTATAAGCTGAGATAATAGATTAATAATGAATTCCAATAGATTCAACAAAACGTAACTTGTCAAAATGAGTATGAATCCACTTGTCGAATGTAAGAGTAGAGTCACACAAAAGTTGCATACTCTTCAATTGCTACACATACACCAGCCTTCATATATAAATTGTAACAACTCTTTCGACTTGGAATTGTCTTCTTATTCAGAGCATTTGGTCTTATATCATCTCTTGCTAGtacattaatttaatataaagttTTAATTCTCTGCTGATTTACCAGAatatacaacataaaaaatatatactgcACCTCCGTTTGGACTATGAATTTTCTTCGGCTGCTTCATATCATATCAAATATCAtaactacaaaaaaaaataacgactctcaactatcaattttaAGAGGTTTAACTCTATATATATAGTAAGATATTTAATTTTCTTAGCAGCAAAGTGTATCTGATCGTTCTCTATAACTAATTAGTCACCCTTAGCTTGCATTGgcttcttcaatttcttccacTCAATGTTTTCATTTCTGTATTATCTGCTTCTTCTTGCAATTCCTCTAATGGCAGTAGTGATATTTCATCACTTAAAGAAACAACAACACAAAAGAACCACTCTACCACCAGGTCCTAAACCATTTCCCATAATCGGAAACCTCCACCAACTCGACAGCTCCAACCTCAATCTCCAACTATGGAACCTCTCAAAGATCTACGGCTCCATATTCTCCCTTCAAATAGGGTTCAAATCAGCCATAGTTATCTCCTCACCGAAACTCGCAAAGGAGGTTCTCAAAGACCATGATCTTGACGTTTCAAGCAGACCTCCGTCGCTCGGAACCACTAGACTCTCTTACAACGGTTTCGATTTGATTTTCTCTCCATGCAGCGAGTACTGGAGAGAAATCAGGAAGATCTGCGTCGTTCATTTCTTCAGCTCCAAGCGAATCTCTGGATTCTACCACATCAGAAAATCTGAAGTGGAAAGAATGTTAGGCAAGATATCAGAGCACGTGAGTTCTTCGAAAACCACGAATCTGAGTGAGATATTGATGTCCGTGTCAAGTTCTATAGTGTGCAGGATTGCGTTCGGAAGAAGATACGAAGTTTATATGGCAAGAAACCATTcatagaagatgaagatattgaaaAGCTTGTTTATCTGAAAGCAGTGATCAAAGAAACATTAAGATATTATGCACCTGCACCATTGGTACCAAGAGAATTCAACAAAAATAGCAGAATAGCAGGGTATGAAATTGAAGCCAAGACGATAGTATACGTAAATGTGTTTGCCATCCATAGAGACCCTGAAACTTGGAAGGATCCAGAAGGGTTTAGTTTGATTACATTTTAAAATGAATTGATTTctcaaaccaaaccaaaattccaaaccaatttgAGTATAAATAGTTTATTGAGTTCATCCGCCATGCCTAAGCTACTGCTATCTTAGATTTTGTCCCCCCTTAGAAATTCCAATTAACTCAGCTTACTAATCAAGTCTCATTCAACAAAGATTAATCACTTACAGGTTACAGCAGTAATAGCAGTAAAGTATAATAATGTTTTAGCAACAAGGACCATTCAACAGCATTATAATAAACGttaaatgaataatataaaacAATGGTGAGGTCAATTTTACATTGTCACGCATAACGGTTCTCTTTCTCCAATAATTACCCGTTTATGCAGCTAGAAAAGCAAGCATCCAAAAGACACCCTTCACTGCCATTGGCCACAACACATACACAGAAGTTGATGGCACTTCACGTGCCTCCacaactttcttttcttttctgttcataAAAGTTTGAGTTGATCTACATCTACTACACTAGATTAGATAGTGCTGCTCTATTTAGTATTTACCATAGAGGTAGTGACCAGATAcatatacaaataaaattattttcagtGAAAATACTGAATAGATTTTTAAGTTTTCATTGCAAGCATAATTAAATTTCTTGActattgagaaaaaaataatgatTAACTAACCTTCAAGTGTGGCGGCGACGTCTTGCGAGACGACGGCAACGAACGAGAGAGACTGCAtagggagaagaagagagaatgaCTATACCGCTATGGTGATTGAAAGAGGAAAACAAAACTCTAGCAGACCAAATGTCTCACTCTCACCACTACTTTGAatctgaaattaaagaaaaaagaacaatGTGTAAAAAAGAGTAATTAGAGGGTCAATAtctaattactaatttttttaaaaacaaaaaaataggattctttttataattattttagtgTTGGCTAATGATACTCTCACATAAAAGTAGGAGTAAAGAAtccataatcataaaaaatatataaaatacaacCACCTAAAAAAacgtttttagtttttaatttttaggcAGTTATATTTTATGTACTCCCTGTATACTATAACTACAATTAATTTAACatattgaattaaataagtaTCCTCTCCAGTGGAGAAAAAAATTGACACTGTCCAGTGGAAGATCCCAACCTTTAATAAAATCAACGGTCCTAATTAtaactataattataattttattttatttttttagtactctCACGTTCcagcttcttttatttttattatcttcccgcgcttcttttcaccatcttctctgaaaaattaaatttttgaacttCTATTATATTCTTCTTTTCAAGtggtttatttttaataatatcttgTGATGCTAATAGAAGGCCATTACAGACTCATTTTGAGGATAACAATTCTTCTCCTTTAACATTGAGGTTTTGTGCTTTTATTCTTATTCTCATTTTCTTTTATCTAATTCTCTTACTCAAGTCTTCTTTTCCAATCATGTGATAATACGTTTAGtttgacattaattttttttcaagctaTAAATTTTCTGATTGAAAATTAACAAATTGTGCTATATGAGTACTTTTGTTTTTTAATGTTCATGTTCTTGTAATTGAATCTTTAAATTAGTTTTTCtgttaacaattaaaaaaaacgtactttttaaatattttttcttttcatttttgtttttattttaggaTGTGCAACAATTCTTGAATGTCCAAAATATGGATGTAGAATTTGATTGGCTACCTAAATTGGGCAAAACTTTTAACGCTGTCGAAGAAGCATGGCAATTTTGGATTGATTATGGTGGGAGGATGGGATTTGGTGTCCGCAAGCAATATTCTAACAAAAATGCAGATGGAAAAATTCTAAGTCTTAGATTCGTCTGTGCCAAAGAAGGTGTTCGTAAATCAGACAAAAGAGATTCTTTGACGGTCATTCCTAGACTTGAAACAAGGACTAATTGTGGTGTAAAATTAGGAATCAGATATATTAAAGGCATTGAAAAATATGAGATTCATGATTTTTTCAGTGAGCATAATCATCCTTTGCATCTTCCACATACAACTCACATGTTAGCATGTCAACGGAAAATATCTCAGGTTCAAGctcaagaaattaaaatggcagaTGACTCAGGAATCACACAACGGGCTTCATTTGAATTGATGAGTAGACAAGTTGGTGGAAGAGAAAATATTGGTTATACACGTTTAGACCAAAAAAATTATCTTCGTACCAAAAGAATGAAAAGCATGGCATACGGGGAGGCAGGCAGCTTGTTAGCATATTTTCAAcaagaatctctagaaaatccatCATTCAGTCATGCTATTCAATTAGATTTAGAAGAACAAATAACGAATATTTTTTGGGCTGATACAAAAATGATCATGGATTATGAATATTTTGGTGATGTGGTTACTCTTGACACTACATATAGTACTAATAATGCTGGTAGGCCTTTGGCTGTATTTGCAGGATTTAATCACTTTAGAGGGGTAGTGATATTTGGAGCTGCACTTCTTTATGACGAGAGTTCAGATTCATTTGAATGGCTGTTTAGAGAGTTTTTGAAGACACACAAAAACAAGAAGCCTCGAACTATTTTCACAGATCAAGCTGCTGCAATGGCTAATGGTTTGGCTAAGGTAATGCCTGAAACATATCATGCTTTATGTTCTTGGCATTTGATGCAAAATGGCATAAAACATCTTGGtgatttgatgaagaatggtTCTTATTTTCTGCGAGACTTTAAAGCATGTATGTATGAATATGTAGATGAAACTAATTtcaaagaagcatgggataaatTATTAGATGACTATGATCttaaggaaaataagtggttgatGAACTTGTATAAATTAAAGGAGAAGTGGGCAAGATGCTATATGAACAATGCATTTACTATTGGCATGCGGAGTACACAGCTTAGTGAAAGTTTGAATGCAGATCTCAAAAATTGTATGAAACCAAACCTAAACATCATTCAATTTTTCAATCACTTTAAAAGAGTTGTCAATGATAAGAGATACAATGAGCTACAAGAAGAATTTCAATCCAGACAGAAGTTACCCAGGTTGAAGATGGTAAGTTCACCACTATTGCAACAAGTTTCTGAAGTATATACCTTGCATAAGAGAAGTAAATGATAGAGGCTTTGTTTATGAATATGTGGTTGCATTGTGCAATGAGAATAAAGAGTTTAAAGTAACATTTGATCCTTCCTTGAGCTCAATTTCATGTAATTGTAGAAAGTTTGAGACTTTTGGCATTTTGTGTTGTCATGCAATCAAAGTTTTAGATGTTAAAGATATTAAATTACTGCCTGACCAGTATATTTTGAAGAGGTGGACAAGAGGAGCAATGAGGGGATTAGTAAATGATATGCATGGAAGAATAGTTGAAGAAGATACTTGTCTTACTAGCACACAATGGTTTAAGCAAACCTGTCCTAAGTTAGTAAGAATAGTCACACAAGCCTCTGATTGTAAAGAAGCACGTGTCTTTGTGGAAAAAGCTGTGGAGGAGTTAAGTAAAAAGGTTGATGATATCTGCAAACTAAATTTGGGATTAGAAATCAACGATACTGATTCTTCCCTCCCAATTCAATGTACAAACTTTCAACCCTTGGAAGTCAGaggtttgaaaagaagaaatggcGTGAGAAATTTTAAAAGGCGTCCAAAAAGTTGGGTTGAAAAACAACCCAAAAATAAGAAGAATCAAATTAGCAACACTTCACAACAACAAAAACAAGACAAGGTAGAATCTTGGATGCATACTAACAGAGCTTAATAACGattttatattgttttttttGTAGAATCTTGGATGCATACTAACAGAGCTTTTTGATGCCAAATATGCTTGGATTACTATTGATTTTGGAAGATATTTGACTGAATTATTGAAATAGAGTTGTAATAGATCTCACAAAAACAGAATAGTGTAAAAGAGAAGAAGAACCTATCATTTATAATTTGTTTTTTGGGATATATTTCTTAACATTTCATATTGTAATTTTACTATTTTGATTGATTTGCCTGATTGGATTTTCGCTAACTCATTTGTTTTGGCAATAATCTACAAAATTGACAATTATATGCAGAATTTGAAAATTACAAAACTCAGATCCTGTCATACCAATTAAAAGCAGTGGATATTTTgcataacaaaataatataatcaaaattCAATCATCACCACTAAATATGATTAAGGTCTAAATAATGAAAACAGGGTACTACTTGAATGGCCAACATTACAGATAAGTAAAtcctcaaattttttataaattaaattcttaaactaTAAGATGattgtaagaataataaaattgttTATCTTCTGCAAAACTTACAACACATATCATTCAGAACTTTATTGCTCTTTTTTACTAACTTACAACACATATCATTTAGAACTTCACTGCtctcctttatttattttaaagtgaCACCAAATGCCTAATTCAAAAAacagaatattaaaaataattttgtttggaaaaaaaaaagacaacatTTTTAGAAGCAaacacaaataagaaaaaaaatcaaacgaATTGAGTAAAATTGTGTAGAATAGCAAACACAAACTATTgcaatttaaagaaaaagaaaactaattttttttattttgtcaccCACATCGGTAATAAGACCATTTATATCTCAAATGACCAACCACACAAATTCAAACCAAttattatcaataaaatttattaatttaggaaTTTAGTGATTGACAGAGAGAAAGAAGAACGTGAAAAGgtattcaaatcttaaattgtACTCGCAAAATTGTTGAAGCAGAAAAAAAAGATGACGAATGAaggttcttcttcttgttgtgtTACTGCTGGGAAAGAGAATAGAACGAGTGGACTGTGAAAGTGAAGATAAGAAGAAGAGTTTATAAAATTTGAGAAGAGAGAGCTTTTTCTTGGTGCTATTACTGCGAGAAAAGAATAGACTTGTGAAAAGTGAAATTGAAGAGAAGAAGGGTTTGCAAAATTTGGGAAAGTAATAGTCATAATTATAGTTATAATTAGGACCGTTGATTGTATTAAAGGTTGGGATCTTCCACTGGACAGTGTCAATTTTTTTCTCCACTGGAGAGGATCCGTTCCCGTGCTTCAAGTATGATAATTTCATTAGGAGATGGTGTTTAACGGTTTCTACACAAGCAAAAAAAAGTCTGATCTATATGTCTTCGTTAATACAGATAAAATGGATATTGAAAAAGAGTTATTTACTAATCCTAATCATTATATTAACACAGTTTCTTAGGCTAGAGTCAAACTCCATTCTATTAACACTGTTTCTTAAGTCAGAGTCAAACTCCATTCTGCTAaggtttgtatatatatttttaagttttatgtcACTATAAATTactatatacataaaatatattattatttaaaaaattaatttttttaatgtgcgTCTATATATACTACATATCACCAAAAAGGTTCGAAAAACTGAAtaaatacttttatttatattttttataaattacaacaatttcattttttataattgttttagATCTATGTccttcaaattttgaattttttatttaaattaaataaatataataattataaaataaataaataaatagtgagATATTTACAAAAATACAACTTAAAATACATTTTGGATGTTAAAGGTGTAACTTTATAATGGCCACATCTTACA contains:
- the LOC140173795 gene encoding protein FAR1-RELATED SEQUENCE 5-like, encoding MDVEFDWLPKLGKTFNAVEEAWQFWIDYGGRMGFGVRKQYSNKNADGKILSLRFVCAKEGVRKSDKRDSLTVIPRLETRTNCGVKLGIRYIKGIEKYEIHDFFSEHNHPLHLPHTTHMLACQRKISQVQAQEIKMADDSGITQRASFELMSRQVGGRENIGYTRLDQKNYLRTKRMKSMAYGEAGSLLAYFQQESLENPSFSHAIQLDLEEQITNIFWADTKMIMDYEYFGDVVTLDTTYSTNNAGRPLAVFAGFNHFRGVVIFGAALLYDESSDSFEWLFREFLKTHKNKKPRTIFTDQAAAMANGLAKVMPETYHALCSWHLMQNGIKHLGDLMKNGSYFLRDFKACMYEYVDETNFKEAWDKLLDDYDLKENKWLMNLYKLKEKWARCYMNNAFTIGMRSTQLSESLNADLKNCMKPNLNIIQFFNHFKRVVNDKRYNELQEEFQSRQKLPRLKMRLQLLLPRRVTLGLPPPAILLPYMRGAGFGYAVKLRNFKFDNFLISAFVK